A single region of the Ziziphus jujuba cultivar Dongzao chromosome 10, ASM3175591v1 genome encodes:
- the LOC107412424 gene encoding uncharacterized protein LOC107412424, producing MVGVGSLELIRIPPTSSSSYVSGAVANRPKPTTALHLPCPTRPLYSPLFLTSPNAFIFRTKHSSMRTASFRCFSALTPELKTTLDKVVTSKKVVLFMKGTKDFPQCGFSNTVVQILKSLNVPFETINILENELLRQGLKEYSSWPTFPQLYIEGEFFGGCDITIEAYKSGELQELLEKAMCS from the exons atggTGGGTGTTGGTTCCTTGGAGTTGATAAGAATACCACCAACTTCTTCCTCCTCCTATGTTTCTGGAGCAGTGGCCAACCGACCCAAGCCCACCACTGCACTTCACCTCCCCTGCCCCACTAGGCCTCTCTATTCCCCACTCTTTTTAACTTCTCCCAATGCCTTCATCTTCAGGACCAAGCATTCTTCTATGAGAACTGCCTCCTTTCGTTGCTTCTCTG CGTTAACCCCAGAGCTTAAGACTACACTTGACAAAGTTGTTACTTCAAAAAAAGTAGTTCTTTTTATGAAGGGAACAAAGGACTTTCCACAATGTGGATTTTCAAACACCGTAGTGCAGATATTGAAGTCTTTGAATGTACCTTTTGAAACAATAAACATACTAGAAAATGAATTACTGCGTCAAGGATTGAAGGAGTATTCAAGTTGGCCAACGTTTCCTCAACTTTACATTGAAGGAGAGTTTTTTGGTGGCTGTGACATCACCATTG AGGCATACAAAAGTGGAGAACTACAAGAACTATTGGAGAAGGCAATGTGCTCCTGA
- the LOC107412421 gene encoding pentatricopeptide repeat-containing protein At4g19890 isoform X1, producing MVSRSTPQFLRSHGLQPKISKISILNSLSSLRTLSFYAYSDHPFTSSSSSSSSSPSSPQSVVRTICGLVCESYYQHTHLRQSPPKLNLNVKIESLTHEQATTIIASLADEAGSMVALSFFYWAIGFDKFRHFMRLYIVCVMSLIANENLVRAHEVIQCMVENFAEIGRFKEAADMVIELQNQGLMLSTRTLNSVVGIASRMSLAEYAENMFEEMRQRGVSPDSCSYKSMVVGYCKIGRILEADRWLSEMLERGFVVDNATFTLIISTFCENGFTNRAVWFFERIIKMGFKPNLINFTTLIHGLCKRGSVKQAFDMLEEMVRKGWKPNVYTHTTLIDGLCKKGWTEKAFRLFLKLVRSDNYKPNVHTYTAMISGYCKEDKMNRAEMLLNKMKEQGLVPNTNTYTTLIDGHSKAGNFERAYELMDIMATEGFAPNIYTYNAVMDGLCKKGRLSEAYKLIKKGFHHGLQADRVTYTILISEHCKKGDTKEALVFFNKMVKVGLQPDMYSYTTLIASFCRQKKMKESEKLFEDAIKNCLVPTKETYTSMICGYCRDGNITLATKFFQRMGDHGCVPDGITYCALISGLCKENKLDEACRLYNIMIDKGMSPCEVTRLTLAYEYCKNDNSFTAMAILERLERKQWIRTVNTLVRKLCNEKKVGMAALFFNKLVDKDRNVDHITLAAFTTACYESNKYALVSDLTQRVSKGIG from the coding sequence ATGGTATCTCGTTCTACTCCTCAGTTTCTAAGATCACATGGCCTTCAAccgaaaatatcaaaaatttcaatcCTCAACTCTCTTTCCTCTCTCAGAACACTCTCTTTCTACGCTTACTCTGATCATCCCTTCACCAGCTCCTCCTCTTCGTCTtcgtcttctccttcatcacctCAGTCTGTTGTCAGAACAATCTGTGGGTTAGTCTGCGAATCTTATTACCAGCATACCCATTTGAGACAATCACCTCCTAAGCTAAATCTTAATGTAAAAATCGAATCTTTGACCCATGAACAGGCTACGACTATTATTGCTTCACTAGCCGATGAGGCTGGTTCTATGGTGGCATTGAGCTTCTTTTACTGGGCAATTGGCTTCGACAAGTTTCGTCATTTCATGCGGCTCTACATAGTTTGCGTAATGTCGTTGATTGCTAATGAGAATTTGGTGAGAGCCCATGAAGTAATTCAGTGTATGGTGGAGAATTTTGCGGAGATCGGGAGGTTTAAGGAGGCTGCTGATATGGTTATTGAGTTGCAAAACCAGGGTCTTATGCTTAGCACTCGCACTTTGAATTCTGTGGTCGGCATTGCTAGTCGAATGTCTTTAGCCGAATATGCTGAGAACATGTTTGAGGAAATGCGGCAGAGAGGGGTATCTCCCGATTCTTGCAGTTATAAGTCTATGGTTGTTGGTTATTGTAAGATTGGTAGAATTTTGGAGGCAGATAGGTGGTTAAGTGAAATGCTTGAGAGAGGCTTTGTGGTAGATAATGCGACATTTACTCTGATTATTAGTACATTTTGCGAAAATGGTTTTACAAACCGAGCAGTTTGGTTTTTCGAAAGAATTATTAAGATGGGCTTCAAGcctaatttgattaattttacaaCTTTGATTCATGGTTTGTGCAAGAGGGGCAGCGTTAAACAAGCATTTGATATGCTGGAGGAAATGGTAAGGAAAGGTTGGAAACCTAATGTGTATACCCATACCACATTAATTGATGGGCTCTGCAAGAAGGGGTGGACTGAAAAGGCATTTAGACTGTTCCTTAAGCTTGTCCGCAGTGACAATTACAAGCCAAATGTACATACATATACTGCCATGATTAGTGGCTACTGCAAAGAGGACAAGATGAACCGTGCAGAGATGTTGTTGAACAAGATGAAAGAACAGGGACTGGTTCCCAACACCAATACATACACTACCCTCATTGATGGGCATTCTAAAGCTGGGAACTTTGAAAGAGCATATGAGTTGATGGATATTATGGCTACTGAGGGTTTTGCCCCAAATATCTATACATACAATGCAGTGATGGATGGCCTCTGCAAGAAAGGGAGGCTTTCAGAGGCTTATAAACTGATAAAGAAGGGATTTCACCATGGATTACAAGCTGATAGAGTTACTTATACAATTCTAATATCTGAGCACTGCAAGAAGGGTGATACTAAGGAAGCCCTGGTGTTTTTTAATAAGATGGTCAAGGTTGGTTTGCAACCTGATATGTATTCTTATACCACATTGATTGCCTCTTTCTGTCGgcaaaagaaaatgaaggaaaGTGAAAAATTGTTTGAAGACGctataaaaaattgtttagTTCCCACAAAGGAAACTTATACATCCATGATATGTGGGTATTGCCGGGATGGAAACATAACCTTGGCCACAAAGTTTTTCCAGCGGATGGGTGACCATGGTTGTGTACCAGATGGTATTACTTATTGTGCTCTAATAAGTGGTCTTTGCAAAGAGAATAAGTTAGATGAAGCTTGCAGGTTATATAACATCATGATAGATAAGGGAATGTCACCTTGTGAAGTTACCAGGTTGACATTAGCTTATGAATATTGCAAGAATGACAATTCCTTTACTGCAATGGCTATCTTGGAAAGGCTAGAAAGAAAGCAATGGATCCGAACTGTTAATACCTTGGTCAGAAAGCTTTGCAATGAGAAGAAAGTAGGTATGGCAGCattgtttttcaataaattgGTGGACAAGGACCGTAACGTGGACCACATAACGTTGGCTGCTTTTACGACTGCATGTTATGAGAGCAATAAGTATGCTCTTGTTTCAGACTTGACTCAAAGAGTCTCTAAAGGAATTGGCTAG
- the LOC107412421 gene encoding pentatricopeptide repeat-containing protein At4g19890 isoform X2: MVALSFFYWAIGFDKFRHFMRLYIVCVMSLIANENLVRAHEVIQCMVENFAEIGRFKEAADMVIELQNQGLMLSTRTLNSVVGIASRMSLAEYAENMFEEMRQRGVSPDSCSYKSMVVGYCKIGRILEADRWLSEMLERGFVVDNATFTLIISTFCENGFTNRAVWFFERIIKMGFKPNLINFTTLIHGLCKRGSVKQAFDMLEEMVRKGWKPNVYTHTTLIDGLCKKGWTEKAFRLFLKLVRSDNYKPNVHTYTAMISGYCKEDKMNRAEMLLNKMKEQGLVPNTNTYTTLIDGHSKAGNFERAYELMDIMATEGFAPNIYTYNAVMDGLCKKGRLSEAYKLIKKGFHHGLQADRVTYTILISEHCKKGDTKEALVFFNKMVKVGLQPDMYSYTTLIASFCRQKKMKESEKLFEDAIKNCLVPTKETYTSMICGYCRDGNITLATKFFQRMGDHGCVPDGITYCALISGLCKENKLDEACRLYNIMIDKGMSPCEVTRLTLAYEYCKNDNSFTAMAILERLERKQWIRTVNTLVRKLCNEKKVGMAALFFNKLVDKDRNVDHITLAAFTTACYESNKYALVSDLTQRVSKGIG, encoded by the coding sequence ATGGTGGCATTGAGCTTCTTTTACTGGGCAATTGGCTTCGACAAGTTTCGTCATTTCATGCGGCTCTACATAGTTTGCGTAATGTCGTTGATTGCTAATGAGAATTTGGTGAGAGCCCATGAAGTAATTCAGTGTATGGTGGAGAATTTTGCGGAGATCGGGAGGTTTAAGGAGGCTGCTGATATGGTTATTGAGTTGCAAAACCAGGGTCTTATGCTTAGCACTCGCACTTTGAATTCTGTGGTCGGCATTGCTAGTCGAATGTCTTTAGCCGAATATGCTGAGAACATGTTTGAGGAAATGCGGCAGAGAGGGGTATCTCCCGATTCTTGCAGTTATAAGTCTATGGTTGTTGGTTATTGTAAGATTGGTAGAATTTTGGAGGCAGATAGGTGGTTAAGTGAAATGCTTGAGAGAGGCTTTGTGGTAGATAATGCGACATTTACTCTGATTATTAGTACATTTTGCGAAAATGGTTTTACAAACCGAGCAGTTTGGTTTTTCGAAAGAATTATTAAGATGGGCTTCAAGcctaatttgattaattttacaaCTTTGATTCATGGTTTGTGCAAGAGGGGCAGCGTTAAACAAGCATTTGATATGCTGGAGGAAATGGTAAGGAAAGGTTGGAAACCTAATGTGTATACCCATACCACATTAATTGATGGGCTCTGCAAGAAGGGGTGGACTGAAAAGGCATTTAGACTGTTCCTTAAGCTTGTCCGCAGTGACAATTACAAGCCAAATGTACATACATATACTGCCATGATTAGTGGCTACTGCAAAGAGGACAAGATGAACCGTGCAGAGATGTTGTTGAACAAGATGAAAGAACAGGGACTGGTTCCCAACACCAATACATACACTACCCTCATTGATGGGCATTCTAAAGCTGGGAACTTTGAAAGAGCATATGAGTTGATGGATATTATGGCTACTGAGGGTTTTGCCCCAAATATCTATACATACAATGCAGTGATGGATGGCCTCTGCAAGAAAGGGAGGCTTTCAGAGGCTTATAAACTGATAAAGAAGGGATTTCACCATGGATTACAAGCTGATAGAGTTACTTATACAATTCTAATATCTGAGCACTGCAAGAAGGGTGATACTAAGGAAGCCCTGGTGTTTTTTAATAAGATGGTCAAGGTTGGTTTGCAACCTGATATGTATTCTTATACCACATTGATTGCCTCTTTCTGTCGgcaaaagaaaatgaaggaaaGTGAAAAATTGTTTGAAGACGctataaaaaattgtttagTTCCCACAAAGGAAACTTATACATCCATGATATGTGGGTATTGCCGGGATGGAAACATAACCTTGGCCACAAAGTTTTTCCAGCGGATGGGTGACCATGGTTGTGTACCAGATGGTATTACTTATTGTGCTCTAATAAGTGGTCTTTGCAAAGAGAATAAGTTAGATGAAGCTTGCAGGTTATATAACATCATGATAGATAAGGGAATGTCACCTTGTGAAGTTACCAGGTTGACATTAGCTTATGAATATTGCAAGAATGACAATTCCTTTACTGCAATGGCTATCTTGGAAAGGCTAGAAAGAAAGCAATGGATCCGAACTGTTAATACCTTGGTCAGAAAGCTTTGCAATGAGAAGAAAGTAGGTATGGCAGCattgtttttcaataaattgGTGGACAAGGACCGTAACGTGGACCACATAACGTTGGCTGCTTTTACGACTGCATGTTATGAGAGCAATAAGTATGCTCTTGTTTCAGACTTGACTCAAAGAGTCTCTAAAGGAATTGGCTAG